aagttggcttaaacctcaaaattcagaaaactaagattatggcatctggtcccatcacttcatggcaaatagatggggaaacaatagaaacagtggtttaatttattttggggggcttcaaaatcactgcagatggtgattacagccatgaaattaaaagacgcttactccttggaaggaaagttatgaccaacctagatagcatgttaaaaagcagagacattactttaaccaacaaaggtccatctagtcaaagctatggtttttccagtagttatgtatggatgtgagaattggactataaagaaagctgagtgcagacgAATTGATGCCACTGAACCTCATCTGCTTTTCTTTACTGCATAGAAGTCGTTTCCACCTGGCACGAGAGGGGTCATGAGTGTTCATTCGTCTGTGTTCTGTCCCTAGGACCCGAATATCCACTCCTCATCCATCTCCTTCTCTGCTGAGCCTCCAGCCCACAGCAGGGGCTGCAAGACAGGCGGGAAACACCCTCAGTATGGCCCGGCACCATGGGAGTGTCACCCAGAAGAGGcaggaaaggcagaaagagaggTGGCCCTGGGTCAGGGTGGCGGGGGGCATCAGCAACAGGCAGGATAGAGGAAAGGGCTTGGAGGTCGGAGAAGCCGGCGCCTCTTTGCTCAGAGATTCCAGAACACGGGCTGGGGAGCCCCACGGGGCTGGAGCCTGTGTCCCCCCATGTGGGCAGAAGAGTGTGCACGTGTCACCGTGTACCTGGGGACAGCTGCCCCCTGCCCACATGCATGGTGGCCTTGAGGACTGAGGGTGAAATGGAGGCCAGAAGGCCAGGCAAAGCATTGACAAGTGGGCCCTGCTCCCGATTCCCTCCCTCTCCTCGCTGGTCCTCTGGGAAGCAGGCCATCTGCAAGCTTCATGCCCACCTCCTGTGGGTCCCTTCCCTGACCCTGGCTCAATGTACGGGGCCTCACCCACAAAATGCCCCCCTCTCACCCCCCGATCCCATTGGGACCAGGCTTATCTCTACTtaggaagaaaaagtaaataccttccagggaaattttttaaacagatggaatttataaaatatacagcAAGTGCTGCCTTTCGTTGGATGGTAGGTAGTGGAGGAATGCTGGTCGAATCATTTCCAGCACTTTCTGTAGGGTGACATCAGAGCCATGTGGAGCAACGCGGCAGGGGGGACAGGCCCAGGGCCACCACATCAGAGCCTGGTGCATCTGCTTAGCACACACCGACCCTGGGCCCCTACAGTCCTCCCCCAGACACCCACCCAACAGAATTGCCCACTCTGCCCACCGCACAATGAACCCAAGAATGTACTAAGCAGCGATACTTGAATAACCCCAAACTAGAAGCGACCGATGCCAGCCCTTGGCGATGAGGACACTCTGGCAGCTGGCCCAGGGGGACACTGCCAGACAGTGAGGCCCAGGGACCACAGGGCGGGGTCTTGTCCAGAGGGCGAAAGCAGCGGACACACATGCCCACCCCACTGATGCAGATTCAGGAAGAAGTGAAACTGATCAAaggtgaagaaagtcagaaaagcGATTGCTCTGGTTGAGGGGCGATGGGTGTGGtttacacacgtgtgtgtgtttgcCAGGATACACCAAATTGCACAGTTACAGCGTGtacattttactgtatgtaaattttatGTCAAAAGGGTAAAGATGAATGTGTGCAAATGCAGAAGTCTAGTTGATAAGTTTTGCTTTTCACAGTGGTAGGAGTTAGGTGttcttttctatctttctttttttttttaatatatatttatttggctgcaccaggtcttagttgtggcacacggcatatttagttgcagcatgtgaactcttagttgcagcatatgagatctagttccctgaccagtgaagccaggccccctgcattggaagcatggagtcttagccactggaaaaccagggaagtcccaggattagGCATTCTGAAAcaactttttttatattttagagttcAGCAAATGAGTAAGTGTATTAAGGATAATGGGACCCAGACTCCTGACTATTGGGCGGGAGAGTTAAGAATATGTAAAGGAAGAAAACTAGAATGTTGTCCAAGGTGTTGTTGCCTAAGAATCAAAGTGAACTCATTGTCTGATGAAGACATACGGTGAATGGATGATACTTGCAAGTGCACATGtgtctatatgtatacacatgcctGTCTTCATACCTACAAATGTCTGTCTCCATTTCTATGTAAGCACATCCTTCCTCCATCACCCGCATCAAGAAGAGGTAAGGTGTTCACTACTCTGTTCACCAAGGTGGCTATGATGACACCACAGTTTCAATGAGCACATCTATGCCTGGATCTTGGTTCCTAAACACTACCTTACACCAACCAGGCTGGTTCCAGGGTTGGTTCAAGGAATGCACAAGATAAGCCTGGAGCAAATCttcatttaaaagcagagaagtgCTCTAAGAATGGTGGACACATGTCAGAGACACAGAGGCCAGCTCAAAGGGCCCCACTGAGCTGATTTGGAGCCGTTTAGGCATCAGAGCAATTGTAGGcatggactcagttcagttcaatttagttgctcagttgtgtctgactctttgcgaccccatggactgcagcaccctcttccaacaacaaacaatagcaaacaccctcttccaacaacacaagagaagactctacatgtggacatcaccagatggccaacaccgaaatcagagtGGTTATATTCTttgagccaaagatggagaagctctatagagtcagcaaaaacaagactgggagtggactgtggctcagatcatcaactccttattgccaaattcagaattaaattaaagaaagtggggaaaaccactagaccgttcatgtatgatctaaatcaagtcccttaacaattatacaatggaagtgaggaatagatttaaggtactagatctgatgagacagagtgcctgatgaactatggatggaggttcatgacattatacaggagacggggagcaagaccatccgcaagaaaaagaaatgcaaaaaaggcatgGACTACAATctgttaaataaaataagcattcaCAAGTCTACATAGGAAGGAGGgacggaaggaaggaaaggaggcaggaagagggaagggaggaaaagcTCTTTTTTATATAAGAATACCAACTTAAAAATACCGAGGGAAGATGGACTTAGCAAAGGACCAGTTATGCTAACAGTGAGTAAACATTTGATGAGAACAGAATATTTACATACTCTCAAAGTACCTTTCTAAATATTATTAAttacaaaaaaggaaacagtaaCTTCACAGAGGAAGAAGCAGCAGGTCTCCAGCAAGTGACCCCAGATCCGCAGTACCGGGTGGGCCCACATCCACCCTCCCCACCTGGGGCACAGAGGGGTCCTGCCATGTCTGACCGTGAGGGAACCGGGGCAGATCCAAGGGGAGAGCATCCTACAAGTAACCCACAGGGACTCGAGGGTCAAGAAAAACACATGAAAGGTGACAGAGGGGCCGTGGTGAGCGCACATAGCCCCTGACCTAGAGCTGGGACCAGGAGGTGAAACACGGTCAGAGGGCAGCCCTGGGGCTGCTGCATAGTCCAAACAAGGGCTGCGGGTTAAACAGTAGGATTGTATCAACATCACAGCCCTGGGTGTTGACAAAtgcactgtgattatctgggagGACGTCCTCATCCTCCAGAAACACACCGGAGCAGCTGGCATAAAGGGACATGACATCACTATGCTCTCAACAGGTTAGGACACAAGTGTCTGTAAATACAAACGCAGGCGGTTGGGTGGGTAGACGTGAGGGAAGCGGGGGCGGGAGGGACACACAAAGCAAATCTGGCCAAGGTGCCCAAGTGACCGCTGGCCAGGAGTTCCTTGCTCTATTTCTGCAGTGGTCCTCTAagtttgaaattatatcaaaataaaacaacCTCCCCCCAGAAAAAAAACAGACGTGGAGCAACCAGAGCTCTTTGAGCCCTGTTGAGGGGAGTGGGCACGACCACCGTGGAATATCGTCTGTCGGCATTTACTGGATGTTTGCCCTCTGACCCCTGCAATTCTGCTCCTAGAGAAAACCCAGCAGAGAAGGGGGTACACTCGCATCCCTAGATGGGCACCGAAGTGTCCACGCCAGCCCCAAACTAACTGGACTTGATTCAAATACCCACGAGGGTAGAAGAGATTAGTAAAATGTGAATTCACCCGACAGATTCTGCACAGAAATGAGGACCCACCCAGCAGACCAGACGGAGCTCACAGGCCCAGTACCGCACCAAAGAAGCCGGAGATGAAACAATCGGGGTTCCCGGCAGTGGGCGGGGCAGCGGTGGCCGGAAGGTGCATTGGGGCTGCCCAGAATCATGGACATTGTCTGGGCCCGGGCGCTCGCTCAGTCTGTGGATCCTCCCTGAGCTGAACACTTATAATCTGTGCCCTTTCCTGtatgcatgaaatattttaataaaaattctaaaagtaacagggaattccctggcagtccagtggttaggactctatgttCTCACCACCAtgggcctgtgttcaatccccggtcagagaattaagatctcacaagtCACGTGGCTTGGTAAAATAacgaaataaattatttaaaaaatattagaaagtcCAAGAGAAAAGTCTCctatggcatcaccggctcgacagacgtgagtttgagcaagctctgggagttagtgatggacagggaagcctggcgtgctgcagtccatggggtcgcaaagagttggacatgactgagcgactgaactgattgagtgactgactgatgtattttttaataaaaagaaaacaatttcatgtTTCCTCAGCAGGGAGAGATTTCTGGGCCTCTGGGCAGGGCGGTGCCTGGGGAAGGAGACCGTGGCAGCAGTCAAGGCCAAGCAGAAGTCTGGGGCTGCCCGGCCGGGTCCCTGGCGCAGGGCGGTGGGCAGGGACTCCTGCTTGCCGGCCTGGTGCCCACAGTCCTCGTGGGATGCGAGAGGGTGCTCAGGAATCTCAGGTGATGTGCTCAGTGAGGAGCAGGCACGTGAAAAGGGTGTTAAAGTGAGCCAACCCCTGCCTGCCCCAGGCAGCTCGGGATGGGGTGCCCACGTGTCCAGGCCCCGCTTTGCAAGTGAGACCCGGGAGCCGGGCAGCTGAGCGCCCAGGCTCACTTCAACCCAAAGGCTGTCCCTCCTCTGGTTCAGGGCGCCCACAGTCCTAGGGCCTGTGTGAAGAGCTCAGCAAATGCTGTTTTCCGCATGCTCTGCCCAACCCCGGACCCAGAGGAGGTGGATGGAGCCACCCCAGCGACATTCCTCCACGAGGCGGCTGCAGTCTCGGGCCCCCAGGCCTGACCCACATAGCTGGAGGTGCGGACTGCCCCTCTGAATCTGAGAGACAGCACCGTGCCGGGGGCTTACACCCTCCAAGGGGTGCAGGCGACCCCAGGGGAGCCCCCTGCCCTCGGGCCCTCAACCCGCCCAACCCTGCCTGGGAGGACCCCAGGGCGGTGGGTGAGCCAAGCGGAAAGGTGGGAGCCATGAGCCAAGGGGAAAGCAGGCCAAAGGCGAGGCTGGCTGTGGAATCCTCCTTTTAATGAACCGGATCCAGCTGGGGACGCCTGGGTGTGTCCGACATCTGACCCACTTGACTGATAACTCATTTAAAAACtaagccagaaaaataagaaGATAACGAGTGACATAGAAATGAGACAAATTCCTTCTGTGTATGGGTACTTTCAACCAACACTTTCATATCTAGGGTGGGCCAGCCCACTCTCGGTCAAGTTTCCAGACCTGTTCCCCGGCGGCTGTCTCAGGAGGCCGACGGGCACTCGCATCACAGATGAAGACATGAGGGGCCCTCACATGGCactgcagacccgggccaggAGCAGAGCCAGCCAGGCGAGCCATTTCAGGGGCAGATGCAGGAAACAGGGCGTCCGTAGGTGGTCAGTCATTAAACTCACTGCACCTTCTGGCATTAAAAGGACAGAATGCCTGTGCCGCCCACAGGGGGACAAAAATCCCCCCAAGTCTctcatcctgggcttccctggtggctcagacactaaagaaccttcctgccgtgcgggagacccgggttcgatctctggcttgggaagatgccctgaagaagggaatggttacccactccagtattcttgcctgcaaaattccttGGAGAGGAGGATatgttccatggggtcgcaaagagttggacgcaactgagcaactaacacgaaCAGACATCAGAGGCTCTCTTTTTAGGAGGGGACCTAGCCAGCAGAAGATATTGGAGTGGGAGGATGAGCTGTGGGGAAGGGGGCAGACAGGCTTCCAGGAAAGAGGTGAGTTGTGCTTTATTGAAGACTGAGCTGGGTTTTGAAAGCTGAGTGAGAGTCTATCCAGCagcggggtggggagagggaaggacggTGCTCCAGGAAGAAGTGCCCTGCAAGTCCTGCAGGGAACCAGGGAACACCAGGGCGATGAGTCAGGCTgcggaggagcctgcagggcggGGCCGCCCACCAGGCGGACCCCGGGGCTTTATAGCAGCTGCGGGGAGGCCGCGCGCGCAGTGGAACTGGCCCCGTGACAAGGCATGCTCTGCGCGCTGCTGCTTCTGCCGGGCGTGCTGGGCGCCGCCCTGGCCGGCTCCGTCTCTGGCCCCAAGGAGTGCGCCAAGGGCCCGGTGGTGTGGTGTCGGGACCTGCAGGCGGCGACGCAATGCGGAGCGGTTGGGCACTGCCGTATCACGGTCTGGAGCCAGCCCACCGCCAGGTCCCTGCCCTGTGACCTGTGCCTGGACGTGGCAACCACTGCCAGCAACGGGCTGAACCCCGAGGCTGCTGAGACCAACGTCCTGGCTGCGGTGATGAAGACCTGTGAGTGGCTTCCCAACCAGGAGTCTTCGGTCAAATGCAAGGGGATGGTGGATGCCCACGGCTCCGCCATCCTGAGCGTGCTTGGAGGGGGCCTGGGCAGTGCCCCACGACAGGTGTGCATGGCTCTCACCCTCTGCCAGCCGCTGCAGAGGCGCCCGGCCACCCCGGGGCCACTCTCTGAGGAGGACATATACAACATGGTGGCCCCGTTCGTGGCCAATGGCCTCCTCAGCTCCCGCCATCAGCGGATTCCCACGGGCACCGTGTGCCAGGACTGTGTCCGGCTGGTCACCCGGCTCCAGGGTGCCCTTGGGCCCGACCTGTCCAGCCTGGCGCAGGTGACCACACGGGAGCAGTGTGAGTCCCTGGGGCTGGGCCTGGCTTTCCTTTGCAAGAACTACGTCCACCAGTTCTTTGCTCCTGCTGAGCAAACGCTGAGGTTCATGCCGCCCAGCGAGATCTGCGAAAACGAAGGCTTCTGTGAGGAGCGGCAGGGACCCGCCCGCTCGGCTCACGTGGCTGCCGTGGACGGGGTCCCCGCCCTGGAGCTGGCGTCTCCGTGGAAGAAGAGTGAGGTGCAGATGCAGGGTCCCGTGGCCTGTGACGTGTGCCTGCAGGTGGTGCAGAGGCTGGACCACTGGCtggaaagcagcagcagcaagacccTCATCAGCCAGGCCCTGGAGCGTGTGTGTTCCGTGCTGCCCCCTCCCGTGGGCCGGGAGTGCATCAAGCTGGTGGACACCTACACCCCCACGCTGGTGGACCTCCTGAGCAGAATCACCCCGGAAAAGATGTGCACAGTCGTCCGACTGTGCAGAGGATGGAGGCGGGCCCGGGCGGTCCACGAGGGCCCCGCGAACCCGCTGCCCGGCCTCCTGGACCAGGACAGCCTCTGCAGGGGGTGCCGGCGGCTGTTCGGTTTGTCTGTCCACAACCTGGAGCAGAAGAGCACCGAGCGCCGCGTCCTGCGGGCCTTCAAGCTCGCCTGCGGCATCCTGCCGCTGCCCTTCATGGTGCAGTGCGGCCGCTTCGTGAGCGAGTACCAGCCCGTGCTCATGGAGACCCTCAGGGACATGATGGACCCCACCACCCTCTGCACGAAGTTGCGCGCCTGCCGCGACCCCGGAGACGTGGTGCTGGGCACTGACCAGTGCGTCCTGGGCCCGAGCTTCTGGTGCCAGAGCCGGGAGGCAGCCCGGATGTGCGGCACACTGGAGCACTGCCAGCGCCGCGTGTGGAAGGAGGTGCCCTCGCAAGCCGAGAGTGCGGGCGGCCCCGGCTGCCCCAGCCTGTACCCCCCTGCCCCCGGGGGGCCTGCCTCTCCTTGAGTCCCACAGGGCCCTGTGAGGCGGGCGTTGCCCCACGTCCCAGATGAGAGCTGCGGCTCCCAGCGGGGAGGCTGCAAAGGACCTGGGCTCCGTCCTGGCCCCAGGCCCGTGGCTGTGCCCTTGCTCATGCCTCGAGTGGACTGGAACCACCTGTTTCACTACCACCGCCAGCCGCCCGCCCTGACTCTCCATCACTGTGCTGTCGCTgatggtggcggggggggggggggtctggcAGTGGCCTCTGGTGCCCCTGCTACACTTTGCCAGGGGGGTTCCAGCTGGGGTGAGCAGTGGCAGGGCAGAGAGCGGGTGGTGAAGGGGCCGTGACGGCTGGCGGGGAGGGAGCGGTAGGTCTTATCCACCGGCCACCATCATCTGCTCAGGCCACAGCTGCTCAACCTTGGGGTCCTGGCGGTAGCCTCAAAGGTGCATATGACCTGTTGAGCGTCTGTCTGGGGAGGAGGTTGGGGTTTTGGCTAAATGCCCCGAGCAGTTCTTGGGCTCAGCAAAGTCCTTCTGACACCCCACGCCCACCACAGGAGCCTCTCCCCACACCCCAGACTCTAGGCTGCAGAGAAACCTGTGCTGCACTCCAGGCGAGGAGAGGAAAACATGCCATGAAAGAGCCCAGGGAGTCGGACAATGGTGGGCAGATCCTCCACCTgttggagcctcagttttctaatctgtaGAATAGGGCTGATAACACCAGTCTCAGGGGGATGCTGAGACCGTTAGAGGAGATGTCCCTGAGCTTCTTCCTCTGAAAGAACCAGCAGCACAGCTCAGGGTCCCCAGCAGAATCTGGCGGTGCAGGTATTGAATAAACCGCAAGCTTCCTCCCAGTGGCATTTGCTGTCTTCTCATTCTCCTGAGGCCCTGGACACGAGCTGCTGTAGCACCCCCTTCTTTCTGGCCTTGCCCAGGCAttcccttcctccaggaagccctcctgaggCTCTCAGCCCAGCTAGGCGCCCTCTGTGGT
The nucleotide sequence above comes from Muntiacus reevesi chromosome 22, mMunRee1.1, whole genome shotgun sequence. Encoded proteins:
- the PSAPL1 gene encoding proactivator polypeptide-like 1 → MLCALLLLPGVLGAALAGSVSGPKECAKGPVVWCRDLQAATQCGAVGHCRITVWSQPTARSLPCDLCLDVATTASNGLNPEAAETNVLAAVMKTCEWLPNQESSVKCKGMVDAHGSAILSVLGGGLGSAPRQVCMALTLCQPLQRRPATPGPLSEEDIYNMVAPFVANGLLSSRHQRIPTGTVCQDCVRLVTRLQGALGPDLSSLAQVTTREQCESLGLGLAFLCKNYVHQFFAPAEQTLRFMPPSEICENEGFCEERQGPARSAHVAAVDGVPALELASPWKKSEVQMQGPVACDVCLQVVQRLDHWLESSSSKTLISQALERVCSVLPPPVGRECIKLVDTYTPTLVDLLSRITPEKMCTVVRLCRGWRRARAVHEGPANPLPGLLDQDSLCRGCRRLFGLSVHNLEQKSTERRVLRAFKLACGILPLPFMVQCGRFVSEYQPVLMETLRDMMDPTTLCTKLRACRDPGDVVLGTDQCVLGPSFWCQSREAARMCGTLEHCQRRVWKEVPSQAESAGGPGCPSLYPPAPGGPASP